The Miscanthus floridulus cultivar M001 chromosome 6, ASM1932011v1, whole genome shotgun sequence genomic interval GAGTTCTTAATTTACCACATTGCGCATGTGGCACGCCACGCCAGCCCGACACGTTGGCGCCCAGTCAGCATAGGCACGCGAAATGTCCTTGCTGCCCCTGACCTGCTCCTCTCTCTCCATCTCTGACAACCGGGTCCTGCAGCTCCCTCTCACTGTCAGGTGGGCCCTACTCGTCAGCTTTGTCTTCCACCTCCGGCAACTGGATGGGAGCACACGAAGAAGCTCCGCGGGCGTTGGCCGCGAGCGAGCACGGTGGCACTGGGCAGCCAACCGCGGCGAGCTCCCGTCGACCGGCACGCACGCGCCTCTCCCAGACGAGCACCGTCCACGGTGAAGGAACATGAAGCAGTAGAGGTGGACAAGCTCGCCTGCGGCCATGGCCAGCCGCGCTTGCCGGGGCTGAGCTCGCCCGCGGCCAGGGACAGCCGCGCCGCCAACGCCGACCTCACCCACGGCCAGGGCCactagcgccgccgccgccagccacgTGGGGGACGGTCGGACGGAGCTCGGAGCAGCACGACGTGAGGAAGCCGAGGAGGAGGCGCGCGAGCTGCAGCTCTACCGCTGCCTCGCTGGCGCGGCGCGAGGAGCTCCGCCGCTGCCTCGTCGACGCGGGCGCGAGTAGCTCCCCCGCGGCCTAGTCGGCACACgtgcgagcagcagcagctcgcCGCGGGCTTGCGGGCACGCGTGCGAGCAACTCCGTCGCGGCCTCGTCGGCACACGTGCGGCCTCGCGAGCGCGCGGAGAGGGAGACCGAGGTGGTGGCTCACCCGCCGAGGAGCTCGCATGGGGAGCAGCTACTCCGCGCGAGGACCCAGTTGCCGGAGGTGGAAGACAAAGCTGATGAGTAGGGCCCACCTAAGCAGTGAGGGAGCTGCAGGACCCGGTTGTCagagatggagagagaggaacAGGTTAGGGGCAGCCAGGACATTTTGCGTGCCTATACTGACTGGGCGCCAACGTGTCGGGCTGACTTGGCGTGCCACATGCGCAAATGCGGTAAATTAAGAACCCAAACTTCTCTCATGTGGTAAAATGTAAATGTCAAATTAAAAGTGATAATTGGATGAGTGTCAATCTTAATAATGGTAAAAATGTAAAAGTCCCATATGCCAACCGCCGTGTAGAAACGCAACTGCAGCAACCTTTTTATGCAGACGCGCAGCAGCTGCGATCCGTGCGCCTCTCTCTACAATCCTAGGTCTTGTTTAAATTGCTTCAaagttctaagttttttcaccaTCTCTCCATTACATCGAATCTAGGGACATATGCATACAGcagtaaatatagataaaaaataactaattacacagtttgattgtaaattacgagacgaattttttgagcctagttagtccatgatcggacaataattatcaaatacaaacgaaagtgctatagtgccaaatttttctaagggggtgtttggttcctacaggaaaattttagtccccgTCCTATCGAAtgtttaaacacatgcatgaagtattaaatatagacgaaaaaaataactaattgcacagattgtggctaatttgtgagacgaattttttaagcctaattagtctatgatttgacaatgttgtgcaacagtaaatatgtgctaatgtcagattaattaggcttaataaattcgtctcgtaaattagtctctatttgtgtaattagttttataattaactcatatttagttttcctaaatagcatccgaataTTTAATATGACATGAACTAAAAATTAGTCCAGAAAAACAAACACCCCCTAgctcttgcaatctaaacaaggtccTAGCTCTTTCCTCCGACttcgctgcctgcctgcctcgtcCGTCTCGCCCGGTCCTCTCTCACTCGACGAAGACTCCTCTCGCTTCGCTTCGCTTCCAAGTTCACCCCAATGGCGACGCAACCGCTTACATCACCGCGCCGCGAGCCAAGCGCTTGAGCGAGAAGACCGAGACCGAGAGCAGCACCCACCAACCGCGCGCCTTTGCGCCGGCGCATGGCGACGCCGGGGCTGGACCAGGTCATGGCATTCCTCACCGACCACGGCTTCGCCGGCGCGGCCTCCGCGCTCCGTGACGACGTCCTTGCACGCACCGCCGCCGGGGACGAAACTCACGACGCCGCATTAGATCCCCATCTCCCGCCGCTCCGGATGCCCGCCTCCGCCGCCGGTGCTGGCGCTGGCTCTGGCACGCCGGCGCCAGCGAGCCCCGGTTCCAGCTCCGGCTCGGCGTCCTCATCAGCTTTCGTCAGCATGCGCTCCACGCCCTCAGGTACCCAAGGCACGAGGCATTTTTGTCGCTAGCTTTAAACCCTCTTCTCCTTGCTTTCCGTGGGCGTATCACACAATCTCGATCTGTGCGCCGATATTTCCGCGGCTTCGGGGCCAATTCGGCGCTGATGGTTGGATTAGCGCGTGTATTTTTTCTGTGGCTATGAACTGTATAACATAAACGATCTTCGATTTCGTAGGAGAGTTGTTAAACCTCTCCGCCACTTTAATTTCAGTCTCTGCGCTTGGTTCAGTGTCTAGCGCCGAATTTCTGCACATTTGACCAATTCTGAACGAAAACCCCTTATTGTTTTGCCGATTATAGGGCTGTTGAATCCGTATGGGCTGTGGTCGCCGCGGCATTCGCAGTCGGACGCCTCTTCATCGGAGATGGAGTTTGGTACAGCGCGCCAGTATGACACCACCGACCTCTTCTTCCAAGAGGACTGGCTCTACGACGATCACCTCTTCCCTAGCAAGCTGGACGATGAGGATGACGAAGGCAAAGAGGAGGACAAGTTTGTAATGGATGCTCACGATGGCTCGGAGCAGGTAGAACTAGGCAAGCTTGGTGCAGGCCATAACCACCGTCATGAACACATCGGTGGTGACCGATGTGAAGGTTGCGCTGAGGTGTACACATGCTCATCACCACTCTGCGGTTGCTGTGGAGGGGGACTCAAGAATGACGGGCTTGATGTGGCCAGGAGCTCAAGCTCCACTGTGTATGGGAGATACCAAATCATGGATGACCAGACAGAGATACTGGATGATTGTGCGCAGGATGGGTTTCAATTGAAGCAGAGTGGAGGTATTATGTTTGAATGCGGTATGCCGAGGGATCCTAGACGAGGAGATGATGATTCAGAGCTGAGTGTTGTGGAgaaggagcttcaaatgctcagTTCATTTGATACTGGTGCTGTTGCGAGTAAGTACTTCTCGAGCCTTTCAGTGGAGTTCATCTCTCCACCTAGTAGCActccttatttatttatttatttgtttgtttgtttgtgtgtgtgtgtgtgtgggtgggtgggggtcCTGCTGAATTTTGGTAGCAGCACAGTATATAGTTTGTCCATTATAACCCACTTTATGGCCAAAGATAATGTGAATTTATTTATTGAATTTAATGTAGGTGGAAAAGGGGAATAAATGATAACAATGAAGAAGTTAGATTCTGTGGAGTTGCCTTGTGAAAGCTAAATCTCTGTTGCAATTTGGTTGATGTGTAGTTTAATAAATGGAGGGGGGAAATGTTATACTAGACGCTAGTAACATTTTTATATAATATCTACTGTTTCTCAGTATGGTTACCATTTTATGATTATGTTTCTCAAGGATTATCTCTGGAAATTCTAAAGAAGCAGAGTTTGTCTATGCTGGTAAATGATGTTCTGCGTTTAAGAACCTAACTTTGGTTAAACAATTGCTATATACAATCAGGATCTTTAAAACACACATTTCAAATATGATGGTCTTGGTTTTAACGTATTTAGCTATTTGAAATGTAGCCAGGTCCAACCTACTATTTGATCAATCGTATTAAAATAATGTTAGTCCATCTTTATATTTGTGAGTAATTTAGTATCAGTTGTCCATTTGTCCTGGTCCTTGTTAGAGgctatttttttgcttatgtgCTGGTCTAATTCTCTTCATGTATTTCATAGATCACGGTGTACATGATTTCACGGACAATGGCGAGCTCAATGGCAGCTGTGACAAAAATCTTAAAAGCAGCATTGATAAAGAATATCCGAAAGGTCATCGGATACAGCCATTCCCTGAAAGTGGTAATCCTGATGAAGCATATGAGTTTCAAAATGTTGGATTATTAAATGCAGATGTTCAACATTCTACTGCTCTTAAAGCTGAGGAAGATGCCGAGACAAATATTGATCTTGCTCTCTCTGATTTTCACCGAGAATATGAGGTATTTGAATTGAGAATTATCCACCGCAAGAACAGGTTCACATTCTCTTTTTTACTTTGAATTCTCTTTGTTAAATTGTATGTTGGTTGATCCATTTTCGTACTTACATAATATAGGCATCCACTGCAGGACTGGCTTTGAAGAAAACAAAGATTTCCCCATTGTCTTAAATTCAGTTGTTGCTGGAAGGTATTATATCACTGAATATCTAGGCTCGGCTGCATTCAGCAAGGTTGTGCAAGCACATGATCTTCAGACAGGAATGGATGTTTgccttaaaataattaaaaacgaTAAGGATTTCTTCGACCAGAGCTTGGATGAGATAAAACTTCTGAAGTTCGTGAACAAATATGATCCACTAGACGAGCACCATGTATTGCGCCTCTATGACTACTTCTACCATCAGGTATATGCCTCATAAGAGAGACTACTGGCTAAGTTACCCCCTTTGATTCAACTTGTTTGGATCCTAACTTCCTAGGAAGGCATCTCAAAGGACATAGTCCAGGTGACTAGTTCTTGAGCAATATTGCAATTATCTTAAAAAAGGATCAACTGAAATATTATACCAGTGTGCTTTAATTGCTTCATACATGTACGGTGGCAGATTTTAGTGGGATTTTTCAATTCTCATGACCTTGCATGGTGCTGATAGCGAGCAAATATTGGCAGGAACACCTTTTTATTGTCACTGAACTACTGCGAGCAAACCTATATGAGTTTCAGAAATATAATCAGGAATCTGGTGGTGAGGTGTATTTTACTTTGCCTAGGATACAGGTATGTTCTCCATCCTTCACTGAGATGTACTCCATGAGACCATGACTGCTACTTATAATGAGATCACACTTGTATATAATGAGCATTCACATTTCACCCTGTAGTCAGCCCCTAGACGAAAATTTTCCAACATGCTTCGCATTTAAACACAGTTGTTTGACCATTGGACTGTAACTGAGCAAACATATTTGATACCCTGAAAAGGTTGCCTTGGCAATTTGACTAACTCTTTTAAGTTATGAGTGTTATTAAGTTTCATTCAGAAAGTTACAAAGTTCTAGCAATTTGAAAGTTTGCCTTTGTTGTAGGTTATAGCTCGGCAATGTTTAGAGGCCTTGGTTTACTTACACCGTTTGAGGGTCATTCATTGTGACCTAAAGCCAGAAAATATTCTTATCAAGAGCTACAGTAGATGTGAAATTAAAGTCATTGATCTGGGAAGTAGTTGCTTCTTGACAGACAACTTATGCCTCTATGTCCAATCACGCTCTTATCGAGCTCCTGAGGTCATTCTGGGCCTACCTTATGATCAGAGGATTGACATTTGGTCTCTTGGTTGCATCCTTTCTGAACTGTACACTGGTGAAGTAAGTATGTTTTATTTACTGTAAATGCTTGGCAGCTTGTAGGATTGCAACAAACTGGTCTTAGTATTGTTTTGGCAAAATTTTGAGGCCTCTTTTCTTGTATGAATGCAATACCAACATATAACTCCAACCAGAAATAGAAAATAATCTTTTTTATTAATGTTGTAAGCACATGTGAGCTGGAGAGTTGAGGAATTAGGTGTTTAGGTGCTTCTTTTCCTTGGAACTATAGCTTCTGTCCTTTACATGTAACAGGTATTATTTCCTAACGAGCCTGTGCCCATGATGCTTGCTCAAATGATTGGGATAATCGGCCCAATTGACATGGAAATGCTAGAATTGGGACAGGAGACACAGAAGTATTTCACTGATGATTATGACCTTTTTACCAAGAATGAGGTAAGATTCTTTTTTCATACTTGCTCACCTGCCTATGGTAACGCTAAATGAGTATCCTTTAATCACAAAATCTATATTGCACGAGCTGCTTCTGTTGTTTCCTTCGCCTTCATAATTTTCATTGCACCTTAaacaaagggcgtacccagtgcagagagctcccgctctgtgcggggtctggggaagggtgtcagtggcaagccttaccctcgcctgtgcaatgcgaggagaccgtgactcgaacccgggaccttccggtcacaggcggtaagactctaccgcttgcaccaggcccgcccttcattgcACCTTAAACAGATTTAATTAAATTTGAATACGCTACAGAATTATATTTATACGTCTTCTTGCTCACTTGATACATTAAAGACATAACTTTATAGCATTGTAAGTTTATTTGTTCGAATCGAGAAGACCTAAGTTTTTCCTTTTAATTTGAGTTTCACTATGCACATATCTGTACTGTTGGTCATAGAACAGCAAACCCTAACAATTCCCTTCTTTGCCTCATTTATATCCAGGAGACAGATCAGCTAGAGTATCTGATCCCAGAGAAATCCTCCTTGCGACGGCACTTGCAATGTCCTGATTCAGAATTTGTCGATTTTCTGTCTTATCTGCTGCAGATTAACCCCAGGAAGAGACCTACAGCTGAGGAAGCACTACAGCATCCATGGCTTTCTTTTGCGTACTAATGAGAAGTCATCTGGTGCTTTCTTCACATATAAGGATGAGTTTCTCCTAATTTGGAGCCCTCATAAAgtcattgatttttttttattttcttggaGTTTCTCTTAATTAACGTGAATCGTTACTCTTTTCCTTCATTTGTAGAAGAGCCCTCGTTTTGTGGGTACAGAATTCTTCTTTTTTGTGTCTTCAGGGTAATTCTTGGTGTGAACCCCTGATCTGTGAGTGATTCATGAGTGTATGTAAATATCAGAAAATTTTCCGCGGTGTATCTGTACAGTTGAAAGCCCACTCTTGTACTCTGTCTGATCCGTTAATGATAACATGAGAAAATATTGTTCAATGTTTCATCATTGTTGGCTCTATCTTTGATATGTGATGTGTCCAATATCACGATGCTATTTGATTTGATTGTAGGTTATTCACTTATTCTTATTGAAGAAACAAGAATGGGACCAGCGGTGATGGCAGATCGTCATATCCTATTTTCTGAGGTAATATAATTAATAGTAAAATAAATAAGATGGTTCAGATTTTTTGACAATGTGCCGTGTGAGTTTGTGACTGCTCTGTGAATTCCTGCGTCCTGACTCCTGACTCCTGACTTCCTGAGCAAAAACATCCAGCTCGCGCAGGCGCAGCAAACATCCAGCTCGCACAGGCGCAGCCGCCAGCCGGCCGATGCAAAGCCCAATGGACCAAGGGACAGCGCACACTGCTCGGATGCCGCAGCCTTTGGCGCTTTCCTGGCGTGAGCGTGACGTCGACACCAACGGCAAAAATCTCCTATCCATCTCTCATTCTCTCCCTTCCCCTGCCGCGGCACTGCCACTCCCGCTCCCACGCGGCCACACGCCGACACCCAATGCCGCCCACTACagccgcggccgcggccacggCGCTCCCATCCCCTTCTCACCGCAGGGTCCCCGCCGCGAAATCCGTCTGGCTGAACCCCAACCTGCCCACCTCTCACCCCCTCCACCAGCGCCACAAGTCCGCCGCCGAGCTCCAACAACGGCAGCACGAGAACCGTACGATCGACGTCCCCGCCCTCGTGACCGCGCTCTCCGCCGCGCGGAAGGCTCCCGACCTGGCCGCCGTGCTCGCCCCGCACCGACCCGTCTCCGCGCGCCTCCTCGGTGCGCTCCTCTCCCGCCTCACCGACCCGCGCCGCGCCGTCGCGCTGCTCGACCTCCTCGCGCCGGACCTCCCCGCCCCCGAGCTCCTCATCCCCTATAACCTACTCCTCCGCTCTGCCTGCCGCGctggcgagctccgcctcgcctccgGCCTCCTCCTCGAGATGCGGGAGAGGGGCGTGACCCCCGACGCGTTCTCGTATTCCACCCTCCTCGCCGCGCTCACCCGCGCGGGCCACCTCGACCACGCGCTCACCTTCCTGCCGCTCATGGAGGATGACGCCGTGGCTCCGGACCTtatcctcttctccaacctcatccaCCTCGCCCTCCGCGGTGGCGACGCGCCCAAGGCGCTGACGCTCTTCTCCCGGCTGCGCGCCGCGGGGATCAGGCCCGACCTCAAGGCGTAcaacgccgccgtcgccgcctacTGCAAGTCCGACCTTATCCGCGACGCCAAATGGCTGCTGCTCCACGACATGCCGGCCCACGGCGTCGCGCCCGACGCGCAGACCTACTCCCCCATCCTCTCCGCGCTGGCGCGAAGGGGGCGGCACCTCGCGGCCGTGTCGCTGTTCTCGCACATGCGCGCCGTGGCGCGCGTCAAGCCGGACCTCTCGGTGTTCAACATCATCCTCAACGCGTACGGGCAGCTGGACCTCGCGCGCGAGGCGGACCGGCTGTTCTGGTCCATGCGCAGGGCAGGCGTGCCGCCAAGCGTGGTGACCTACAACACCATGCTCCGTGTGTACGGCGATGCCGGGCTGTTCGGCGAGGCGGTTCACCTGTTCGACCTCATGCGCAGCGCTTCCGATGGCAATGGTGGCGCTGGTAGCGGCGTCAAACCGAACGTGGTGACGTACAACACCGTGATTGCCATCTACGGCAAGTCGCTGGAGGGCGAGAAAGCCGGGAGGTTGGTGCAGGACATGCAGGCCATTGGTGTCCAGCCCGATGCCATCACTTACTCCACTATCTTGTCCATCTGGGTGAAAGCAGGGAAGCTCGACCGCGCTGCCAAGCTGTTTGAGAAGCTGAGGGAAGCTGGCACGGAGATCGACCCAGTGCTGTACCAGACAATGGTAGTGGGGTATGAGCGTGCCGGGCTTGTCTCACAGGCCAAGCGTTTGTTGCGCGATCTGAAAGACCCAGAGGGCATCCCCAAGGAGACAGCCATCAAAATCTTGGCGAGTGCCGGTCGTCTGGAAGAGGCCACATGGTTGTTCCGTCGTGCGGCCAACACCGGCGAGATCAAGGACTCATCGGTGCACAGAGCAATGATGGACTTGTACGCGAAGAACCGAAGACACCGGAATGTGATCgaggtgtttgatgaaatgagGAAATTGGGCCAGTTACCAGACTCGGAGACGATTGCCACCGCGATGAATGCTTATGGCAAGCTGAAGGATTTCGACAAGGCCGCGGCGCTGTACCAGGCGATGAGGGAGGAAGGCTGTGTGTTCTCAGACCGGGTGCACTTTCAGATGATTAGCCTCCTTGGTGCTCATCAGGACTTCGAGGCGCTGGAACTGCTGGTTGGCGAGCTAAGCCATGACCCAAGCATCGACAAGAGGGAGCTTTATCTTGTGGCTGCCGGCGTCTATGAGAGAGCATACAAGATTGATAAGGCATCCCAGATTATAAGCCAGATAAGAAGTTCCAACGAATTCGATGTCCAGAAAGTCAGATAAAAGGCTCCATGTTCCAGTAACTTGTTCAGCGAATCTGGCGACAATGTTTCAGATAAAATAACAAAGACCACTGACTTATGGTTGTTGCCATTGGTGAGTAAGGTTCAAACATGCTATCTGTGCCAATTATTGTGCTTACTGCTAATATTAATGATTATTACATACCGGATTGTTAGATTCATAATGAATACGTTAATGGACATTGGTTCTCCAGGTGTAAACTTGACATCGATGAGCTATGAACTATTCATTAGACTATCATAACTGTGAACATCCAAATTTTACAACAGAAGCTGATATACAACAGTTAATTGATATAAAATGCTCCACTACACAAATACAAATCTGAAGTCATGCTAGATTACATTTTTCTTATCTTCGGATGTGACAACTCCATATGAACAGTGACTCGGTTTTATCAGAACCCTAAATAAATATTGATGATAATGTACAGGTGCTCTCCCTTAAGGGGCTTATCGCATAGTAGGCACTTCAGGCCTTCATCAAAACAATTCCATTGTGCGGTAGCAAAACTTACACAGCCTGATTTGTTTGGGGGATCCCATGCTTTTGGAACCATTCTGGCATATGAAACCTTTCATGCAATACAGGTCTGACATCTTTCTGGAGGGAAAGATGCTTCAGGAGTGGAAATATAACTGTCATGAGCTGAAATGTTAAATCAAGAAAAAATCAGTGCGATTTTTTAGGCTAGAAGTTCAGGCCATGCAAAACTTGGTGCTCATCGTCAGTTACCTGGTCATCAGAATGTTGTCCAGCTGAAAATGGAACACAAGGTATTCCATTCAAAGGCTGAAGAATGAAACTGAACGGATTGTTGTCGACAATGACAATCCTGCCAAAATCTTTTGACACGCAAGAAAGATCTTTCACATGTTCTCTGTACTCCCTGCAATTATGCAACCCATTCATATCAGAAAATTGGCAAACAAGTATGGTGTGAATCGGTCAGGCAGGAAGAGAAAAACATCAAGAAACAAGTGTATTACGATTGAATAACTCGGTGAATCAGCATAAACATGCATGCTAAAGGAAACATCCATAGTTGTACACAGGCAACGATGATAGATCAAGACACCCAATAAAAATGCACATTGAATATATTGTAGAAGTTCTGGAGTGCTGATACTCTGAGAAATACTTGGTAAAGAAGATAAAATGAACGCTAAAATCTAAACACCATGAGCATTCCATGTGTACAATATGAACATCATTATTGATTGCTGTGGTACAACATGATTTGTATAGAGAAGGTAATATAACTTACGTGGTAACAGTTGATGGGCGATAGAGACGAAGTCTGAATCTATTGTGAACATCTATTCGGTCAACTAAAGGTCTAGCATAACCTGAGGAGAAGCATGGATAGGTTAAGTGAGGAAATGCGTGAAAATTGATTGGGCTCCTAGGTTGTGAAAAATAACAGCAGCAAACATACCTTCTAAACCTGCTGTAAAAAGAATAAGATCTGCAAATTCACTAGTTTTCTGCAAGAACTCATGCAAACCAGGGCGCTCAAAAACAGTCACATGATTCACCTTCTGTTTTCCTTCAACATCCTTTAAAGTTTACAAAAGCAAAAGCTCATTTATCAGTCGTGATTCAAATTATTACAAACAAAGTGACATAGCAAAGATACAAGTTTGGTACCTTATCAGACGATATACATTCCATATCAAAGCAATGTAATCCTGCTTCAACAGCTTCTGTGCGCACAATAGCAGGAAGACTAGATGATTCATATGCAGAAACTAAAGTCTCATCCAAGTCAAGCACTACCTGAACAGACAGCCGTAATGTTGTCAGAATATTCGATGGGTAAACACAAGAGAAAATGTTCAAGGTGACTTCATTTCAAGGCAATTAAGTAGTAATGCTTAGCAACAATATAACTTCCAGTTTTCAGTTTTGACTCCATTTATGTGAAGCTATAAGCTTCTTTGCCGATCCAAACTATTAGAAATCCAACTATGAGCATACCTTGCAGTATAACAGCCCATGTAATGGATCATCTATAATCAGCTGATAAGATACTATGTCATAATCCAGCTACAATCAAGATGTTCAACAATGATGGCAGGTTATCTAGTCACCTACACACAATGACAGGAAACCAGTATCCTGGAACTATTTCCCACAGCTTCACTAGAAGATCACTGGAAACATATTGCCACCAGTTCAGAGAGGAGATAATGCAATCGTAAGTCTGTACTACTAAAACAAGCAAACCCTTCTTTTGCAATTGCAGCGCAGTTAATTGCCCATACTAATAACTCATGATGACAACTTATAACACACAATCCTCAGGGAAGGGCGGAAGGCCTGCTACACAGTCGAAATATACTCTACAAACAAAAATCAACTGAACTACCTGAACTAAGCCACCAAACCTCGATTAACCTTAAATCAGCCACTTCACCTAATCCCAATCACCCCCAACTACCGAAGCATCATCCAATTTGATCAACATGCAATTCCTACCGTCCCAAGTCCACTGTACTATTTGATTGAAAACCATATACACCACAAAGGCGCCATTTTCCCCCACCCCTGACATCAAAAGCTCCACCGAATCGAATTAAAAAAAACGAATCTTCGTACCGTGAGGCGGCCCAGGGGCTCAGGCGCAGGTGTCGGGGCAGGCGCCGCGTCAGCTGGGATCTCGGAGCGGAGCGGCATGAAGGCCACCTCCGGCGATGGCTCCGAGGCCGCGGTCCCTGGAGAGGAGCGGGTAGCGGAAGCCGACGAAGGACAGGAGCTGGGCGCAGGAGGGCGTGCCCCGGAGTAtctggagcaggacctggaggAGGAAGCCGATCCACCCCACCACCGCCCGCCACGCCTGCGACGCCGCCTTcccccgctgctgctgctgcgccgccgccgccgcggtcggCGAGtacacctccgccgccgccatggaaACCGGCGACGACCTGTCGCGCCACGTGGTTGCCGGTCCGGGAGGCTGGAGACGGGGAGGAGGATGGAGGGAAGGCGAGGCCGGAGGCAaccggaggaggtggtggtggtggtcggtcTCCGCGCCCGCGCCCGGGTACGTGGTGTTTTTTGTGGGCGGGTGAGCTTAGCGGAATAGGGTATTAGTGATAGGTGTAGATTCAGGCGTCCCCACCTGTCAGGGATAGTACAGCTGGACTAGCGAGTTTGCCGCGAGTGGTAATTATCGTACGCGCACCAGGCAGTTTTCAGTTTTTCTTGCACGTTTCAgtatttcctctcttttttatcATTTCCGCCTTTCGCTATTTCAGTACTGGCTTGATGTTCAGTCTGTGTTAATTCTCTACGTATTTCTCTTTGCTGCGATGGAAACATCATTGGCGGTACAGTGACGTTGACTCACATTAGTACAGCTCATACAGTATGTTGTAGAACTCAACTGGGTTTGTTTGATTTGGGTACCATCGTATCCTTTTGTCCTACGCTAAATTTCAAACCGCCTGGATTGACATTGTCTTTGCTGGACTAATTGCAGACTATAGAAAGGTTTT includes:
- the LOC136456768 gene encoding uncharacterized protein isoform X5, with protein sequence MATPGLDQVMAFLTDHGFAGAASALRDDVLARTAAGDETHDAALDPHLPPLRMPASAAGAGAGSGTPAPASPGSSSGSASSSAFVSMRSTPSGLLNPYGLWSPRHSQSDASSSEMEFGTARQYDTTDLFFQEDWLYDDHLFPSKLDDEDDEGKEEDKFVMDAHDGSEQVELGKLGAGHNHRHEHIGGDRCEGCAEVYTCSSPLCGCCGGGLKNDGLDVARSSSSTVYGRYQIMDDQTEILDDCAQDGFQLKQSGGIMFECGMPRDPRRGDDDSELSVVEKELQMLSSFDTGAVANHGVHDFTDNGELNGSCDKNLKSSIDKEYPKGHRIQPFPESGNPDEAYEFQNVGLLNADVQHSTALKAEEDAETNIDLALSDFHREYEVFELRIIHRKNRTGFEENKDFPIVLNSVVAGRYYITEYLGSAAFSKVVQAHDLQTGMDVCLKIIKNDKDFFDQSLDEIKLLKFVNKYDPLDEHHVLRLYDYFYHQEHLFIVTELLRANLYEFQKYNQESGGEVYFTLPRIQVIARQCLEALVYLHRLRVIHCDLKPENILIKSYSRCEIKVIDLGSSCFLTDNLCLYVQSRSYRAPEVILGLPYDQRIDIWSLGCILSELYTGEVLFPNEPVPMMLAQMIGIIGPIDMEMLELGQETQKYFTDDYDLFTKNECRELPLCAGSGEGCQWQALPSPVQCEETVTRTRDLPVTGD